The nucleotide sequence TTGGTAACGTCATGTTCCGCGGATTTCTAAGGATTATCCCCATTTTAATTGGGATCGTCGCAGGCTACATTATTGCTGTCTTTTACGGGCTCGTTGATTTCCAGCCGGTAAAAGAGGCTCATTGGTTTGCTTTACCAACGTTTTACCGTCCAGAATTCGATTGGTCAAGCATGGCAATTATTCTGCCAGCTGCTCTTGTAGTTATCGCTGAGCACATTAGTCATCTTGTTGTTACACAAAACATCGTCGGCCGTGACTTAATGAAAAAACCAGGCTTAGGCACTTCTTTACTTGGAAACGGGATTTCAACAGTCATTTCTGGCTTTGTTGGCTCTACTCCGAATACTACCTATGGAGAGAATATCGGTGTCCTCGCTTTAACGAGAGTATATTCGACCTGGGTAATCGGTGGGGCCGCAGTGATGGCGATCATCCTGTCTTTCCTCGGCAAGCTGGCCGCTTTGATTTCTACGATTCCTACAGCGGTTATGGGTGGCCTTTCGCTTCTGCTGTTCGGAAGCATTGCCGTATCTGGCTTGCGCATGCTCGTTGAATCGAAAGTAGACTATTCCAAAGCGACCAACATGATTTTAACGACTGTTGTACTCGTTATTGGCCTTAGCGGCGCTACTTTGAAATTCGGCAACTTTGAGTTGAAAGGAATGGCTCTTGCAACTATCATCGCCATCTTTGTCAGCCTGTTCTTTGCCATCATTGACAAGCTAAAAATATCAAATGACTATGAACAATAAAAAGCAGCCCTCGGGCTGCTTTTTGGTCGTTTGCTTCAGAATTAAATGTGGGCAGTCAGTAAACTATTTTTATTGGTCGGTATGGCGTGTAAACGACTCAGCTTGCCAAACATTTATCCCTTTTGCTGGCTAATTCTAATCTGATAGGCCAGCCAGGTAGCTGCCGCTGGGAATAAAAAAATGAGCGGAAGCACACGAATCCAATAGACAATATCATTAATTGCTCCTGTGCTGTCTGAGAAGAGCATAGAACTGAGAAAGAATACAAGGATGGTTAAGGCTAGAAGAAATACAGTCACTTTGCTAATTATCCCTTTAGCTCGCTTGTATTTTTCAACAATCGTTGACCGGCCTGTATAAATGGGCCTCGTTCCCGGAACAGCAGAAAAAATGTGCATGCCTCTTGCTGAACAAACAGGATTCCATCCGCCTGCTCTAAAATAGCATAGTAACCCTCCATCTCCTCTATAGGAACGTCTTGATAGTCAAGACTATAGATGAGGTGGCGAGGATTGCTTTTTCGAAGCGTATAACCTAACGGTGCAAAAGATTGAAGGATCCACCCTTTTTTGGCAGCTTGCTTAATTTTTTCATATTTTTTCCTTCAGAGAATGCCAAGCCGCCTGATGAAATATAACGCTTGTCCTTCTGTTTTTTCATTTTCCTTCCCCTCCTCTAACAGTTGGAATGACAGCTCGCCTTGTTGAACCGTATGACTTCGCCTGCTTACTTCATTGCAGAGCTTATTTTTGCCCTTTTCGGTAGCTTTATAGATTTTTCGCCTACTATGTGTGAATTCCAGCAAAGTAATGAGTCCCGTGATTGTTCAATCGCATAGACTTCATTATATCCATTACCGA is from Bacillus sp. PK3_68 and encodes:
- the uraA gene encoding uracil permease, producing MRTYQVDERPPVAAMIPLSLQHLFAMFGSTVLVPILFGVNPATILLMNGIGTLIYLILCKGQVPAYLGSSFAFISPVLLVLSTKSYGAALGGFIATGIVFILVALIIRVAGTKWVDVIFPPAAMGAIVTVIGLELVPVAAGMAGLVPSGDADPAKWTPDADVITVSLLTLGITIVGNVMFRGFLRIIPILIGIVAGYIIAVFYGLVDFQPVKEAHWFALPTFYRPEFDWSSMAIILPAALVVIAEHISHLVVTQNIVGRDLMKKPGLGTSLLGNGISTVISGFVGSTPNTTYGENIGVLALTRVYSTWVIGGAAVMAIILSFLGKLAALISTIPTAVMGGLSLLLFGSIAVSGLRMLVESKVDYSKATNMILTTVVLVIGLSGATLKFGNFELKGMALATIIAIFVSLFFAIIDKLKISNDYEQ